The Streptomyces spororaveus genome includes a region encoding these proteins:
- a CDS encoding SGNH/GDSL hydrolase family protein encodes MPNGEYLRYVALGDSQTEGLGDGDDTVGLRGFADRFAEHLTAVNPGLRYANLAVRGRLAGQVRAEQLGPALELRPDLATVVAGVNDILRPRFDAAEVAGHLEEMFAALTAAGAHVATVTFPDLGKIVPLARPVAPRIADLNDRIRAAAARHGVTVAETARPAAVSDPRMWTDDRLHASPVGHERIAAALAHAVGLPGSDDSWTHPLPPAPNAPGGSTMAAELRWAAAFLGPWLGRRLRGRSSGDGRTAKRPALQPLGTA; translated from the coding sequence GTGCCGAACGGTGAATACCTGCGCTACGTCGCCCTGGGCGACAGTCAGACCGAAGGCCTCGGCGACGGGGACGACACCGTGGGCCTGCGCGGCTTCGCCGACCGGTTCGCCGAACACCTCACCGCCGTCAACCCCGGCCTCCGGTACGCCAACCTGGCCGTCCGGGGACGTCTCGCCGGGCAGGTCCGCGCCGAGCAGCTGGGCCCCGCCCTGGAGCTGCGCCCCGACCTGGCCACCGTCGTCGCCGGGGTCAACGACATCCTGCGGCCCCGGTTCGACGCCGCGGAGGTCGCCGGCCACCTGGAGGAGATGTTCGCCGCGCTCACGGCCGCCGGGGCCCACGTGGCGACCGTGACCTTCCCCGACCTCGGGAAGATCGTGCCCCTCGCCCGGCCCGTCGCGCCGCGCATCGCCGATCTCAACGACCGGATCCGCGCGGCGGCCGCCCGCCACGGGGTCACCGTCGCCGAGACCGCCCGGCCGGCCGCCGTGAGCGACCCGCGGATGTGGACCGACGACCGGCTGCACGCCAGCCCCGTCGGCCACGAACGGATCGCCGCGGCCCTCGCCCACGCCGTGGGCCTGCCCGGCAGCGACGACAGCTGGACGCACCCGCTGCCACCGGCGCCGAACGCTCCGGGTGGTTCGACCATGGCGGCCGAACTGCGCTGGGCGGCCGCGTTCCTCGGCCCCTGGCTGGGCCGCCGCCTCCGCGGCCGCTCCTCCGGCGACGGCCGCACCGCGAAGCGCCCGGCACTGCAGCCGCTGGGTACCGCCTAG
- a CDS encoding PadR family transcriptional regulator, protein MALRHAVLAALLDGEFSGYELAKSFDIGVANFWHALPQQLYAELAKLEKEGLVEGREVVQETRPNKRLFQVTEAGRTELEEFAAAPLKSSVIRDDLLVKVQTADRIGIEPVIAQLEARAAAADAKIELLGRVLRKMRGDMDEEEFLLHGERIGGYLTGLRGLAFEQGHRDWCRRSAAILKERPTRAER, encoded by the coding sequence ATGGCCTTGCGACATGCCGTACTGGCGGCACTGCTGGACGGCGAGTTCAGCGGCTACGAACTGGCGAAGTCCTTCGACATCGGCGTCGCGAACTTCTGGCACGCCCTGCCCCAGCAGCTGTACGCCGAGCTGGCCAAGCTGGAGAAGGAAGGGCTCGTCGAAGGCCGCGAGGTGGTCCAGGAGACCCGGCCCAACAAACGCCTCTTCCAGGTCACCGAGGCCGGCCGCACCGAACTGGAGGAGTTCGCCGCGGCCCCGCTGAAGTCCTCCGTCATCCGTGACGACCTCCTCGTCAAGGTCCAGACCGCCGACCGGATCGGCATCGAACCGGTGATCGCGCAGCTCGAAGCGCGCGCGGCCGCCGCCGACGCCAAGATCGAGCTGCTCGGCAGGGTGCTGCGCAAGATGCGCGGCGACATGGACGAGGAGGAGTTCCTGCTCCACGGCGAGCGGATCGGCGGGTACCTGACGGGCCTGCGCGGCCTCGCCTTCGAACAGGGACACCGCGACTGGTGCCGCCGCAGCGCGGCGATCCTGAAGGAGAGGCCGACCCGTGCCGAACGGTGA
- a CDS encoding nuclear transport factor 2 family protein, which produces METAERFRAAVEKRDLAALEDLFTEDVRLYSPVKFTPFEGRPMVLGLFGVLLRVFEEFRYVGDFEGAAETSSDGREAPAEVLLFRAAVDGREIHGIDLLHFDESGRIKEFTVMVRPQSAVQALGQAVLAGLVADGLA; this is translated from the coding sequence ATGGAGACTGCCGAACGCTTCCGCGCCGCCGTGGAGAAGCGGGATCTCGCCGCGCTGGAGGACCTGTTCACCGAGGACGTCCGGCTCTACAGCCCGGTGAAGTTCACCCCCTTCGAGGGCCGGCCCATGGTGCTGGGCCTCTTCGGGGTCCTGCTGCGTGTGTTCGAGGAATTCCGCTACGTCGGCGACTTCGAGGGCGCGGCCGAGACCAGCTCCGACGGCCGGGAGGCCCCGGCGGAGGTGCTGCTCTTCCGCGCCGCGGTGGACGGCCGGGAGATCCACGGGATCGACCTGCTCCACTTCGACGAGTCGGGCCGCATCAAGGAGTTCACCGTGATGGTCCGCCCCCAGTCCGCCGTGCAGGCCCTGGGGCAGGCGGTCCTCGCCGGCCTGGTCGCCGACGGCCTCGCGTAG
- a CDS encoding SAM-dependent methyltransferase, with protein MNHEQISGIAHADHPIKAPLADDSVRRLLEHGAPRDGGRALDLGCGTAEWLLRALSLHPRLYAEGVDTSEVSVEHARRSAGLHGVAERLVLHQQAAADFVSEQPFDLVLSVGATHAFGGLLPTLAAARKHLAPGGRVLLGESFWDGEPSPEAVEIFGELHDLATTVDLIVADGWAPVHAHVSTRGELDAYEWSCLGSLASWALDHPDDPNAAEVLATAHARRAEWLKGYRDSFGFLSLVLRPTP; from the coding sequence GTGAATCATGAACAGATCTCCGGGATCGCACACGCCGACCACCCCATAAAGGCCCCGCTCGCCGACGATTCGGTACGCCGACTGCTCGAACACGGCGCACCGCGCGACGGAGGGCGGGCGCTCGATCTGGGGTGCGGTACCGCGGAATGGCTGCTGCGCGCCCTGTCCCTGCATCCCCGCCTGTACGCCGAGGGCGTGGACACCTCCGAGGTGTCCGTGGAGCACGCCCGCCGGTCGGCGGGCCTGCACGGCGTCGCGGAACGCCTGGTCCTGCACCAGCAGGCGGCCGCGGACTTCGTCTCCGAGCAGCCCTTCGACCTGGTGCTCAGCGTCGGGGCCACCCACGCCTTCGGCGGCCTGCTGCCGACCCTCGCGGCGGCCCGCAAGCACCTGGCTCCGGGCGGCCGGGTGCTGCTCGGTGAGAGCTTCTGGGACGGTGAGCCCTCGCCGGAGGCCGTCGAGATCTTCGGCGAGCTCCACGACCTGGCGACCACCGTGGACCTGATCGTCGCCGACGGGTGGGCACCCGTCCACGCCCACGTCAGCACACGCGGGGAGCTGGACGCGTACGAGTGGTCCTGCCTGGGCTCGCTGGCCTCATGGGCTCTCGACCACCCTGACGACCCGAACGCCGCCGAGGTACTGGCGACCGCCCACGCACGGCGTGCGGAATGGCTGAAGGGGTACCGGGACAGCTTCGGCTTCCTCTCCCTGGTCCTGCGTCCGACCCCGTAG
- the nadE gene encoding ammonia-dependent NAD(+) synthetase, translating into MTDLAPISLQQEIARDLQVTASFDARQEIERRVAFLAGRLTSTGLRALVLGISGGVDSTTAGRLCQLAVERARAAGHEATFFAMRLPYGTQADEKDAQLALDFIRADRVLTVDVKSASDAALEAALAGGTVFRDAHHQDFVHGNIKARQRMIAQYTVAGAHEGLVVGTDHAAEAVSGFFTKFGDGAADVVPLTGLTKRRVRALAEELGAPAQLVHKTPTADLETLDPGKPDEDALGVSYDDIDDLLEGKPVEGTAFAAIVARYRLTEHKRQLPIAP; encoded by the coding sequence GTGACCGACCTGGCGCCCATATCCCTGCAGCAGGAGATCGCCCGCGACCTCCAGGTGACCGCGTCCTTCGACGCACGGCAGGAGATCGAGCGCCGAGTGGCCTTCCTCGCCGGGCGACTGACCTCCACGGGCCTGCGCGCCCTGGTCCTGGGCATCAGCGGCGGTGTGGACTCCACGACCGCCGGCCGGCTGTGCCAGCTCGCCGTCGAGCGGGCGCGCGCCGCCGGACACGAAGCGACGTTCTTCGCGATGCGACTGCCCTACGGGACCCAGGCCGACGAGAAGGACGCGCAGCTGGCGCTGGACTTCATCCGGGCCGACCGGGTCCTGACCGTGGACGTGAAGTCCGCGAGCGACGCCGCCCTGGAAGCGGCCCTGGCCGGCGGCACGGTCTTCCGCGACGCGCACCACCAGGACTTCGTGCACGGGAACATCAAGGCCCGGCAGCGCATGATCGCCCAGTACACGGTGGCGGGGGCGCACGAGGGCCTGGTGGTCGGCACGGACCACGCCGCCGAGGCGGTCTCCGGCTTCTTCACCAAGTTCGGCGACGGCGCGGCCGACGTCGTCCCGCTCACCGGCCTCACCAAGCGGCGGGTACGCGCCCTCGCGGAGGAGCTGGGCGCGCCCGCCCAGCTGGTGCACAAGACCCCCACCGCGGACCTGGAGACGCTCGACCCGGGCAAGCCCGACGAGGACGCGCTGGGCGTCAGCTACGACGACATCGACGACCTGCTGGAGGGCAAGCCCGTCGAGGGGACCGCCTTCGCGGCGATCGTCGCCCGCTACCGGCTCACCGAACACAAGCGACAGCTGCCCATCGCCCCCTGA
- a CDS encoding PP2C family protein-serine/threonine phosphatase — translation MAREQVDVDGSGIDYEAVFHALPGAVALLTPDLVYLDVNESFLEASGRTRGQIIGRYLFDVFPDNPADPAATGMRNLRASLERVAATAEPDTMAVQRYDVEDPDGSGLWQERYWSPVNVPVLAADGSVALLLHRVEEVTELIRARGGPSGRDRAAQVLEAELYTRARELQAVNERLRRTHAREREVAVHLQESLLPAPHPLGHHQAAVRYRPAIVALNVCGDWYDLVDQPGRTAVAVGDVVGSGLRAAGVMGQLRSALSAASRVAEGPAQALEVLGLYARDIDGAESTTAVSVFIDWTSGTLTYSSAGHPPPLLCHPDGTVTFLDQATDPPLGARPEHTRRPEEQLAFAAGSTLVLYTDGLIERRREDIDVGLGRLADALVRHRTAGPEVLADALLAELIPAGGITDDTALVILRL, via the coding sequence GTGGCGCGCGAACAGGTGGACGTGGACGGATCAGGGATCGACTACGAGGCGGTGTTCCACGCCCTTCCGGGCGCGGTCGCCCTGCTGACCCCTGACCTGGTGTACCTGGACGTCAACGAGTCCTTCCTGGAGGCGTCCGGCCGTACCCGCGGGCAGATCATCGGCCGCTACCTGTTCGACGTCTTCCCCGACAACCCCGCCGATCCGGCCGCGACCGGCATGCGCAACCTGCGCGCCTCCCTGGAACGGGTCGCGGCCACCGCCGAGCCCGACACCATGGCGGTGCAGCGCTACGACGTGGAGGACCCCGACGGGTCCGGGCTGTGGCAGGAGCGCTACTGGAGCCCCGTCAACGTCCCCGTCCTCGCCGCCGACGGCTCGGTGGCCCTGCTGCTGCACCGCGTGGAGGAGGTCACGGAGCTGATCCGGGCCCGCGGCGGCCCCAGCGGCCGGGACCGTGCCGCCCAGGTGCTGGAGGCCGAGCTCTACACCCGGGCCCGCGAGCTCCAGGCGGTCAACGAACGCCTGCGGCGCACCCACGCCCGTGAGCGGGAGGTGGCCGTCCACCTCCAGGAGTCGCTGCTGCCCGCGCCCCACCCGCTCGGACACCACCAGGCCGCCGTGCGCTACCGGCCCGCCATCGTGGCCCTGAACGTGTGCGGAGACTGGTACGACCTCGTCGACCAGCCCGGGCGTACCGCTGTCGCCGTCGGGGACGTCGTCGGCAGCGGACTGCGCGCGGCCGGCGTCATGGGGCAGCTCCGCAGCGCCCTGTCGGCCGCCTCGCGCGTCGCGGAGGGCCCGGCCCAGGCCCTGGAGGTCCTCGGCCTGTACGCCCGTGACATCGACGGCGCCGAATCGACCACCGCCGTGTCCGTCTTCATCGACTGGACCAGCGGCACCCTCACGTACAGCAGCGCCGGCCACCCCCCGCCCCTGCTCTGCCACCCCGACGGCACGGTCACCTTCCTCGACCAGGCCACCGACCCCCCGCTCGGCGCCCGGCCCGAACACACCCGCCGCCCCGAGGAGCAGCTCGCCTTCGCCGCGGGCTCCACCCTCGTCCTCTACACCGACGGGCTCATCGAACGCCGCCGCGAGGACATCGACGTCGGCCTGGGCAGGCTCGCCGACGCCCTCGTACGCCACCGCACGGCCGGCCCCGAAGTCCTCGCCGACGCCCTGCTGGCCGAGCTCATCCCCGCGGGCGGCATCACCGACGACACGGCGCTGGTCATCCTCCGCCTGTGA
- a CDS encoding phosphatase PAP2 family protein: MTERSERSDRPGLRPRARRLLARPVSGRTGPDARFGTRLLATSAATALAAVPFSLALVLVESRWPPLRRLDQGAAEWLHRTALDHPAWVRMLEFLTHVAWGPLTMRLLVAAVVVWLLWQRAIRLAAWASVTAVAGGLVGLLAKNAVERARPHLPDPVSQAPGFSFPSGHAMTATTSCAVLLLVLLPLVPRGWRPAAWALAVSAVLGVGGTRVALGVHWVSDVVGGWLLGLAVVTATTLAFEAWRGDVGRPLTTPAQGLEPELVTAHPEPPAGGRDVGRPRS; encoded by the coding sequence ATGACGGAGCGATCCGAGCGATCCGACCGGCCCGGGCTCCGGCCCCGAGCCCGGCGACTGCTCGCGCGGCCGGTGTCCGGGCGGACCGGGCCCGACGCCCGGTTCGGTACGCGCCTGCTGGCGACGTCGGCCGCGACCGCGCTGGCGGCTGTGCCCTTCTCCCTCGCGCTGGTCCTGGTGGAGTCGCGGTGGCCGCCGCTGCGCCGACTCGACCAGGGCGCAGCCGAGTGGCTGCACCGCACCGCACTCGACCACCCGGCGTGGGTACGGATGCTCGAGTTCCTCACGCACGTCGCCTGGGGGCCGCTGACCATGCGGCTCCTGGTGGCCGCGGTGGTGGTGTGGCTGCTGTGGCAACGGGCGATACGGCTGGCCGCCTGGGCGTCCGTGACCGCCGTCGCGGGGGGTCTGGTGGGCCTGCTGGCGAAGAACGCGGTCGAGCGCGCCCGGCCGCACCTGCCCGACCCGGTCTCCCAGGCGCCCGGCTTCTCCTTCCCCTCCGGGCACGCCATGACGGCCACCACTTCCTGCGCTGTACTGCTGCTGGTCCTGCTCCCGCTGGTGCCGCGCGGGTGGCGCCCGGCGGCCTGGGCGCTCGCGGTGAGCGCGGTGCTCGGCGTCGGCGGCACACGGGTGGCGCTCGGCGTGCACTGGGTGAGCGACGTGGTCGGAGGCTGGCTGCTCGGCCTCGCCGTGGTCACCGCCACCACCCTGGCCTTCGAGGCATGGCGCGGTGACGTCGGCCGCCCCCTCACCACGCCCGCCCAGGGCCTGGAACCGGAGCTGGTGACGGCCCACCCGGAACCGCCCGCCGGAGGCAGGGACGTCGGCCGGCCCCGATCCTGA
- a CDS encoding YihY/virulence factor BrkB family protein has product MGTATRVPQRSEVEAAEAEQRIRGEELSAEEAWAALRRYGGWNLVRDSFVRFRYADGFSHSRALALQTVLAILPLAIALIGLSGVLHTEDIGRIGELTIRRLVSGPSQDVVDDALRESRRQAGDGGEVALWLGLLFSIANVTTGMCQVERGANRIYGVERDRPFLHKYTRGLVMALSAGLPLGLAFSVTVLGSDLSLAMTEVYHLGPTAHRTWDVLRWPVGILLAVVATSAVFRRSPRRTQPGYTWLAFGSAVYLVLWLGATWALSLYVGANSSFTTVYGPLSAFMALMLWSYLTSLALFLGLSFAAQLEALRAGVAEPVTADPGV; this is encoded by the coding sequence ATGGGCACCGCCACACGGGTACCGCAGCGCAGCGAAGTGGAGGCGGCGGAGGCCGAACAGCGGATACGGGGCGAGGAGCTCTCGGCCGAGGAGGCGTGGGCCGCGCTGCGCCGCTACGGCGGCTGGAACCTCGTACGGGACTCCTTCGTACGGTTCCGGTACGCCGACGGGTTCAGCCACTCCCGGGCCCTCGCCCTCCAGACGGTCCTCGCGATCCTGCCGCTCGCCATCGCGCTCATCGGCCTGTCCGGCGTACTGCACACCGAGGACATCGGGCGGATCGGGGAGCTGACGATCCGCCGGCTCGTCAGCGGACCCAGCCAGGACGTCGTGGACGACGCCCTGCGGGAGAGCCGCCGCCAGGCCGGGGACGGCGGCGAGGTGGCCCTCTGGCTGGGTCTGCTGTTCTCGATCGCCAACGTGACCACCGGTATGTGCCAGGTCGAGCGCGGCGCCAACCGGATCTACGGCGTGGAGCGCGACCGCCCCTTCCTGCACAAGTACACCCGCGGCCTGGTGATGGCGCTGTCGGCGGGGCTGCCCCTCGGACTCGCCTTCTCGGTCACCGTGCTCGGCTCCGACCTGAGTCTCGCGATGACGGAGGTGTACCACCTGGGACCGACGGCTCACCGGACGTGGGACGTGCTGCGCTGGCCGGTGGGCATCCTGCTGGCCGTGGTGGCCACCAGCGCCGTCTTCCGCCGCTCCCCGCGCCGTACCCAGCCGGGCTACACCTGGCTCGCCTTCGGCTCCGCGGTCTACCTGGTGCTGTGGCTCGGCGCGACGTGGGCGCTGAGTCTGTACGTCGGGGCCAACAGCTCCTTCACCACCGTGTACGGGCCGCTCAGCGCGTTCATGGCGCTGATGCTGTGGTCCTACCTCACCTCACTCGCCCTCTTCCTGGGCCTGTCCTTCGCGGCCCAGCTGGAAGCCCTGCGGGCGGGTGTGGCCGAGCCGGTCACAGCGGACCCCGGTGTCTGA
- a CDS encoding diacylglycerol kinase family protein, whose amino-acid sequence MSNARTPGVRAGSLLLLLPLQAASVAGLGLLVTGPLAGRWPLSAEDDVNRALADRRGDLATALSDAVSLLAGTESVIALALVAVLALLLVPRVRRWRDAVFLAGAVAAQSAVFLFVTTVVGRARPDVPHLDAAPPTSSFPSGHVGAATALFGGLAVLAAGRLRGARRGLVVGLLLLVPPAVAVSRVYRGMHHPSDVLVGLLNGGCTLLVMAYALLLSAPGTGTRAGFPAPRNRPDDADGSTRPSAAALDPSAPCGERAVPRRVVVVRHPHGCGDGAAARVRALLHLHGYTGQVWTATTADEPAGALAAHLAEAETALVVVCGGDGTVRACADVLSGGAIPLAIVPCGTGNLLARNLGLPSDPDTALREALAGTAVGLDVGRVHGDGLAPTRFTVMAGAGFDAAMVRDASARLKKRLGWAAYVLSALRHLGDPRMRLSVRLDGGAPLERRARMVVLGNVGSLQGGLPLLPDARPDSGRLEVVLLDPRGVAGWLAAARHLLTPSAAQTPGPRRSPGQDRRAVHGALEYFSAERIDLRFARPQPRELDGDAIAAGTRLTAEVEPGALRVCLPGPGPVGAPGAAGVTGTAGAAGDPDGARRAARPPARTGRPDGAH is encoded by the coding sequence ATGAGCAACGCACGCACTCCCGGTGTAAGAGCCGGCAGCCTCCTCCTTTTGCTGCCTTTGCAGGCGGCCTCGGTCGCGGGTCTGGGACTGCTGGTGACCGGTCCGCTCGCCGGCCGGTGGCCGCTCTCGGCGGAGGACGACGTCAACCGGGCCCTGGCGGACCGGCGAGGGGACCTCGCCACCGCGCTCTCGGACGCGGTGTCCCTGCTGGCCGGCACCGAGAGCGTCATCGCGCTGGCGCTCGTCGCCGTGCTGGCCCTGCTGCTGGTCCCCCGGGTCCGCCGGTGGCGGGATGCCGTGTTCCTGGCCGGGGCCGTGGCTGCCCAGTCCGCCGTTTTCCTGTTCGTCACCACGGTGGTGGGCCGTGCCCGGCCCGACGTACCGCACCTGGACGCGGCGCCGCCGACCTCCAGCTTCCCCTCCGGGCACGTCGGGGCTGCCACGGCGCTCTTCGGCGGGCTGGCCGTACTCGCGGCCGGGCGGTTGCGCGGGGCCCGGCGCGGCCTGGTGGTGGGCCTGCTCCTGCTGGTCCCGCCGGCGGTGGCGGTCTCCCGGGTGTACCGGGGCATGCACCACCCCTCGGACGTGCTGGTGGGGCTGCTGAACGGGGGGTGCACCCTGCTGGTGATGGCGTACGCGCTGCTCCTGTCCGCCCCCGGTACGGGCACCCGGGCGGGCTTTCCCGCGCCCCGGAACCGCCCGGACGACGCCGACGGCTCCACCCGGCCGTCAGCTGCCGCTCTCGATCCCTCCGCCCCCTGCGGTGAACGGGCCGTGCCGCGCCGGGTCGTGGTGGTCCGTCACCCGCACGGCTGCGGTGACGGCGCGGCCGCCCGGGTGCGGGCCCTGCTGCACCTCCACGGCTACACCGGCCAGGTGTGGACCGCGACCACCGCCGACGAGCCGGCGGGGGCACTCGCCGCCCACCTGGCCGAGGCGGAGACCGCCCTGGTGGTGGTCTGCGGAGGCGACGGCACGGTACGGGCCTGCGCCGACGTGCTGTCAGGCGGCGCGATCCCGCTGGCGATCGTCCCCTGCGGCACCGGCAATCTCCTCGCCCGCAACCTGGGGCTGCCCTCCGATCCCGACACGGCCCTGCGGGAGGCCCTGGCCGGGACGGCCGTCGGTCTCGACGTGGGCCGCGTGCACGGTGACGGACTCGCGCCGACCCGGTTCACGGTCATGGCCGGAGCCGGGTTCGACGCCGCGATGGTCCGGGACGCCTCCGCCCGGCTCAAGAAGCGCCTGGGCTGGGCCGCGTACGTGCTCTCGGCCCTGCGCCACCTCGGCGATCCGCGGATGCGTCTGTCGGTCCGGCTCGACGGAGGTGCTCCGCTGGAGCGGCGGGCCCGCATGGTCGTCCTCGGCAACGTCGGCTCCCTGCAGGGCGGGCTGCCCCTCCTGCCGGACGCCCGCCCCGACAGTGGCCGGCTGGAGGTGGTGCTCCTCGATCCGCGGGGCGTCGCGGGATGGCTCGCGGCGGCCAGGCACCTGCTGACCCCTTCGGCGGCGCAGACTCCCGGGCCGCGCCGGTCCCCCGGCCAGGACCGCCGGGCGGTGCACGGGGCGTTGGAGTACTTCAGCGCCGAGCGGATCGACCTGCGCTTCGCCCGGCCCCAGCCGCGCGAGCTCGACGGCGACGCCATCGCCGCCGGAACCCGGCTGACCGCCGAGGTCGAGCCGGGCGCGCTGCGCGTCTGCCTGCCGGGACCCGGGCCGGTCGGCGCACCGGGCGCGGCCGGGGTGACCGGGACGGCCGGCGCGGCCGGGGATCCCGACGGGGCGCGGCGCGCGGCCCGCCCACCCGCGCGGACCGGCCGACCGGACGGGGCGCACTGA
- a CDS encoding trypsin-like serine peptidase yields MGNTRTWGAAAAAVLTLAGSTGCGPLLTEGRDGPAPADTGIVVHDEAGRVEDRRAAEDHWTGGGIAAVARLDAKDDLVQPAWQGGGSIARTVGRVYASGADGGSGACTATVVGRRTVITAAHCVRTSVEGAPASKATWDQGLYFLPGYENGAGPAGGFTVRRVRMAEDWERYGRDVAMLEMNPGPDGRNISEFTGVQPISFTAKPGTEANFFGYPYTNRVLYCSGVTTWTERNTLLRVPCVMGRGSSGGPYLSGDPAEGSVVAVNVISDDEASYGTALGAFAQRLYEESERGD; encoded by the coding sequence ATGGGGAACACGCGTACATGGGGAGCGGCTGCCGCGGCCGTCCTCACTCTGGCGGGGAGCACGGGCTGCGGCCCGTTGCTGACGGAAGGACGTGACGGTCCCGCACCCGCCGACACGGGCATCGTCGTCCACGACGAGGCCGGCCGCGTGGAGGACCGCCGCGCGGCCGAGGACCACTGGACCGGTGGCGGCATCGCGGCCGTGGCCCGCTTGGACGCCAAGGACGACCTGGTCCAGCCCGCGTGGCAGGGCGGCGGCTCGATAGCCCGTACGGTCGGCCGGGTCTACGCGTCGGGCGCGGACGGCGGCTCCGGTGCCTGCACGGCAACGGTCGTCGGCCGCCGCACCGTGATCACCGCCGCGCACTGCGTCAGGACATCGGTCGAAGGTGCTCCCGCGAGCAAGGCCACCTGGGACCAGGGCCTCTACTTCCTTCCGGGGTACGAGAACGGAGCAGGGCCCGCCGGTGGTTTCACGGTGCGCCGGGTGCGGATGGCCGAGGACTGGGAGAGGTACGGACGGGACGTCGCCATGCTGGAGATGAACCCCGGCCCCGACGGGCGGAACATCTCCGAGTTCACCGGTGTCCAGCCGATCTCCTTCACCGCGAAACCGGGCACGGAGGCGAACTTCTTCGGCTACCCGTACACGAACCGGGTCCTGTACTGCTCGGGCGTCACCACCTGGACGGAGAGGAACACCCTGTTGCGCGTTCCCTGCGTCATGGGGAGGGGGTCGAGCGGCGGCCCGTACCTCTCGGGTGACCCTGCCGAGGGCAGCGTCGTCGCGGTGAACGTCATCAGCGACGACGAGGCGAGCTACGGAACGGCCCTCGGCGCCTTCGCCCAACGGCTCTACGAGGAGTCCGAGCGCGGCGACTAG
- a CDS encoding DUF6980 family protein — translation MTNHCCEVMSRRVNVRCDQHDDPFACPDALIDFSARFQEYGLIVHDGGTSSITVGFCPWCGRHLPDSQRDRWFDELERRGIDPSEDEVPAEFQDDRWLAALPRD, via the coding sequence ATGACCAACCACTGCTGCGAGGTGATGAGCCGCCGCGTGAACGTGCGCTGTGACCAGCACGACGATCCCTTCGCCTGTCCGGACGCGCTGATCGACTTCAGTGCCAGGTTCCAGGAGTACGGGCTGATCGTCCACGACGGCGGCACGTCGAGCATCACCGTCGGGTTCTGCCCCTGGTGCGGACGGCACCTCCCCGACTCACAGCGGGACCGATGGTTCGACGAGCTCGAACGCCGTGGGATCGATCCGTCGGAGGACGAAGTCCCTGCCGAGTTCCAGGACGACCGCTGGCTCGCCGCCCTGCCGCGGGACTGA
- a CDS encoding GNAT family N-acetyltransferase, with amino-acid sequence MRATSPGTPTARPDEPPIQRVNAFLSDFARRQAAHTAAVPGGFAVYDDAFAQSRANNQVLIDAAVDPEALPALAEEALGHLPHRLISVLDDDTGKACAEPLIRAGYTHSTYLVMLHTGPVPDAGPAQEVDLDALRGPLARRWRGFLPDADDEVVRQLVDRREARRRGADIVRFVGARAGTGEVASWADLYVDPATGTAQIEDLITSEAHLGRGYADAVLAGALHLAAAHGSDFRFLTADAADWPRHWYERRGFAVIGHSHAFERG; translated from the coding sequence ATGCGAGCCACATCACCGGGCACACCGACGGCGCGACCGGACGAGCCCCCGATTCAGCGCGTCAACGCCTTCCTGTCGGACTTCGCCCGCCGCCAGGCCGCGCACACCGCGGCCGTTCCGGGCGGGTTCGCCGTGTACGACGACGCGTTCGCGCAGTCCCGGGCGAACAACCAGGTCCTCATCGACGCGGCCGTCGACCCCGAGGCGCTGCCCGCCCTCGCGGAGGAGGCCCTGGGGCATCTGCCGCACCGGCTGATCTCCGTACTCGACGACGACACCGGCAAGGCGTGCGCGGAGCCGCTGATCCGGGCCGGGTACACCCACTCCACCTACCTGGTCATGCTGCACACCGGACCGGTGCCGGACGCCGGACCCGCGCAGGAGGTGGACCTCGACGCGCTGCGCGGGCCGCTGGCCCGGCGCTGGCGGGGCTTCCTCCCGGACGCCGACGACGAGGTCGTGCGCCAGCTCGTCGACCGGCGCGAGGCCCGTCGGCGCGGGGCGGACATCGTACGGTTCGTCGGCGCCCGCGCCGGGACGGGCGAAGTCGCCTCATGGGCCGACCTCTACGTCGACCCGGCGACCGGCACGGCCCAGATCGAGGACCTGATCACCTCGGAGGCCCACCTCGGACGCGGCTACGCCGACGCCGTCCTGGCGGGCGCCCTGCACCTGGCCGCCGCCCACGGCAGCGACTTCCGCTTCCTGACGGCCGATGCCGCGGACTGGCCGCGCCACTGGTACGAGCGCCGGGGCTTCGCCGTCATCGGCCACTCGCACGCCTTCGAACGCGGCTGA